The following nucleotide sequence is from Trypanosoma brucei gambiense DAL972 chromosome 3, complete sequence.
TGTGCGAGGGAGTTGGGGTTTCTCACATCGAGCAACTCATATTGAGGTGAAGGTCAGTAGCCACTTCACTACGGGAATTTCACGTGTTACTTCGGCCAGCACGCTGCCGCTTCCAAAGAGCTATGCCCATGCTGGTCCCTTCCAAACCCGTGTACGTGAAGTCCAAAGAAGAATATCAGATGGCGCTACGCGGGAGTTTCTCCGCTCCCAAGGCTGAGTGGCCGCTACCTGCTGAAGTGAATATCAAGCCCTGCGTAGTTTCCGCTCCAGCATCCGTCCCAATGTGCGGGGGCGCAGGGTTCACCGAACCTTCTAcagtttcctcttctccctcaGCTTCGGCCTCATCCAGCATGTTTCCCGTGCGTCGTTTTCCCTCTGCGAGTGCTTTAACGGGAACGAACGGCCCTTTGCCGATGGTAAAGACGGCCGACAGTTTTGGAATGGTTGGAAACCGGATGCCTCCTGCATGGAAACCTTTAGCGCAGCCCATGACAAAGGGCGCTAAGAGAGGCAGGAAACCGGGAAGTAAAACGGTAAACAAAGTGGACATGGCCGCGGGCACAAAACGACAGCGCGGGATAG
It contains:
- a CDS encoding T. brucei spp.-specific protein; protein product: MGVYVCVCVRNEGKSTIKQKERFSNSSGTQIDIDLYYFRMRKLSIPRCRFVPAAMSTLFTVLLPGFLPLLAPFVMGCAKGFHAGGIRFPTIPKLSAVFTIGKGPFVPVKALAEGKRRTGNMLDEAEAEGEEETVEGSVNPAPPHIGTDAGAETTQGLIFTSAGSGHSALGAEKLPRSAI